One genomic segment of Ferrimonas sp. YFM includes these proteins:
- a CDS encoding DUF4136 domain-containing protein, giving the protein MRALTGLFLLLLAGCAAKSDVDYDPGFDFTTVSQVQLLPSRHRDEPLAAERSEKALKEALTATGWQLVDQSSHKLQISLWRETEANDSGFSIGIGGGRSSGNTAIGGSVSIPVTPTEADYRKIRLDLFDGERQVWRAADGFKLKGKADAQWREEQTRKVMDKLLSQLPGATPAQ; this is encoded by the coding sequence ATGAGAGCACTGACTGGACTGTTTCTGCTGCTGCTTGCCGGCTGTGCCGCCAAGAGCGATGTGGACTATGACCCCGGCTTCGACTTCACCACAGTCAGCCAGGTGCAGCTGCTGCCCAGTCGCCATCGGGATGAACCCCTGGCGGCCGAGCGCTCGGAGAAGGCGCTCAAAGAGGCCCTGACAGCCACCGGATGGCAACTGGTGGACCAATCCAGCCACAAGCTTCAAATCAGCCTGTGGCGCGAAACAGAGGCCAATGACTCCGGCTTCTCCATAGGGATCGGCGGTGGTCGCAGCAGTGGCAACACCGCCATAGGCGGCAGCGTCTCCATTCCGGTTACCCCCACAGAGGCGGACTACAGGAAGATTCGCCTGGATCTGTTCGACGGCGAGCGCCAGGTGTGGCGTGCCGCCGACGGCTTCAAGCTCAAGGGCAAGGCGGACGCCCAGTGGCGAGAAGAGCAGACCCGCAAGGTGATGGACAAGCTCCTGAGCCAGCTGCCCGGGGCTACTCCAGCTCAGTAA
- a CDS encoding HD-GYP domain-containing protein, translating to MSKTLQKVAVDQLQVGNYIRLPISWREHPFMFNSFKIRSRDQIQLLKKLRLTHVVVDLKRSDTGVLSAPAIPNLADSAPDLDKMKEQMLQQKQQGISELKEFRREYKKHEREYADSLAQLRAINNRLPMKPMEGLMLSSKLIKQMAASLSAGSQVTLHLMNDDIRPDDPCYHALNVTVLAMMLAKRVGMSEEEIAVVGQGGLLHDCGKLLLSKSLLSKKQPSKADLREMQRHPVLGQELLRNQSHLPRSITAMISQHHEFLDGSGYPKGLKGNDIEPLAQLIAVVNTYDDLCHPRDKTRTRPPGTVLGMLYKIFKDKLNNHYVQQFIKMMGVYPPGSVVQLSSGQFGLVTSVDSEKLLYPTVLVYDPAVPRQEAAAIAIDTQGLTIERAIVASALTPEAFQYLSPKERISYFYDSRNG from the coding sequence GGAAACTACATTCGTCTCCCCATCTCCTGGCGTGAACACCCCTTCATGTTCAACAGTTTTAAGATTCGCAGCAGGGATCAGATCCAGCTGCTGAAGAAACTGCGCCTGACCCACGTCGTCGTGGATCTCAAGCGCAGCGATACTGGCGTGCTCAGCGCCCCCGCCATCCCCAACCTGGCAGACAGTGCGCCGGATCTGGACAAGATGAAGGAGCAGATGCTGCAGCAGAAGCAGCAGGGGATCAGCGAACTCAAAGAGTTTCGTCGCGAGTACAAGAAACACGAACGGGAGTACGCCGACTCTCTGGCCCAGCTGCGAGCAATCAACAACCGCCTGCCCATGAAGCCCATGGAAGGCCTGATGCTCAGCTCCAAGCTGATCAAACAGATGGCCGCCAGCCTCAGTGCCGGCAGTCAGGTGACCCTGCACCTGATGAACGACGACATCCGCCCGGATGACCCCTGCTACCACGCCCTGAACGTCACCGTGCTGGCAATGATGCTGGCCAAACGGGTGGGCATGAGCGAAGAGGAGATCGCCGTGGTGGGCCAGGGCGGCCTGCTTCACGACTGTGGCAAGCTGCTGCTGTCCAAGTCCCTGCTGTCCAAGAAGCAACCCTCCAAGGCAGACCTGCGCGAGATGCAGCGTCACCCCGTTTTGGGTCAGGAGCTGCTCCGCAATCAGAGTCATCTGCCCCGCTCCATCACCGCCATGATCAGCCAGCATCATGAGTTCCTCGACGGCAGCGGTTACCCCAAGGGACTCAAGGGCAATGACATCGAGCCTCTGGCTCAGCTGATTGCCGTGGTCAACACCTATGACGATCTGTGCCACCCCAGGGACAAAACCCGTACCCGCCCGCCAGGCACGGTACTGGGGATGCTGTACAAGATCTTCAAGGACAAGCTCAACAACCACTATGTTCAGCAGTTCATCAAGATGATGGGGGTCTACCCTCCAGGCAGTGTGGTGCAGCTCTCCAGCGGTCAGTTCGGCCTGGTGACCTCGGTGGACTCCGAGAAGCTGCTCTACCCTACGGTACTGGTGTACGATCCCGCCGTCCCCCGTCAGGAGGCGGCCGCCATCGCCATCGACACCCAGGGGCTGACCATCGAACGCGCCATCGTTGCCTCGGCACTCACCCCGGAAGCCTTCCAGTACCTGAGTCCCAAGGAGCGCATCTCCTACTTCTACGACAGCAGAAACGGATAA
- a CDS encoding DUF3135 domain-containing protein, which translates to MTELPTFDEMMHLAKTDPDKLERIRQAAISQTIDQAKASNRGALKALQHRIDLTRERASNPYQSMVEISRMMHDKLDLLNTALNRPEELNRSRVVSLGQAQARKAVNT; encoded by the coding sequence ATGACTGAGCTGCCCACGTTCGACGAGATGATGCACCTGGCCAAAACCGACCCGGATAAGCTGGAACGGATTCGCCAGGCCGCCATCAGCCAGACCATCGACCAGGCCAAGGCGTCCAATCGTGGCGCACTCAAGGCCCTGCAACACCGCATCGATCTGACCCGGGAACGGGCCAGCAATCCCTATCAGAGCATGGTTGAGATTTCGCGCATGATGCATGATAAGCTCGATCTGCTGAACACCGCACTCAACCGCCCCGAAGAACTCAATCGAAGCCGGGTGGTGTCCCTGGGGCAAGCCCAGGCTCGGAAGGCGGTGAACACCTGA